Part of the Sphingobacterium sp. LZ7M1 genome, TCAAAGGATTTATTTCATAATCACAATTAATAGATAGAAAAAGGGAGCAATTCGTATGAAAAGCTCCCTTATTTATTTAAATATTTTTGTGGTCTAAGACCTGGTTTCCCCTTCAGGACCTTCTTCAATGACTTCGGCGATCTCTTCAATGCCGTCTTCATCAGAATCCTGCCTAAATGGGGCGGTTTCATCAAATTCCCCCTCCCACTTGGCGACTACAACCGTAGCTAAACAGTTTCCAATGACATTCACAGATGTCCTAGCCATATCCATCAATTCATCTATACCTAGAATCGCTGCAATAACAAATACAGGTAGTCCAAATTGATCAGCAGTTGCGATCAAAATAATCAAGGATGCCCTAGGAACTGCTGCCACTCCTTTTGAAGTGATCATCAAAGTAAAGGCGATCATCAATTGTTGACCAAAGGACAAGTGGATACCAGCAGCTTGAGCTACGAAGATGGAAGCTAATGAAAGGTAAAGTGAAGTACCATCCAAGTTAAAGCTATAGCCAGTAGGAATTACAAACGAAACGATTTTCCTTGGCACACCAAACTTCTCCATTGCACTCATCGCTTTTGGAAGAGCTGCATCAGAACTTGTAGTTGCAAATGCAATAGAAACTGGTTCTTTAATGGCATTGATAAATTGCTTTACCGGAATTTTCAGATAAAGCGCTACCGGCAATAACACCCCGGCAAGGAAGAAAATCAATGCTAGGTACAGTGTTGCCAATAACATGAACAGGTTTTTGAGGATATCGATCCCCAAATGCCCAACGGTATAGGCCATTGCTGCCCCAACACCAATTGGCGCAAAGAGCATCACCAGATTGGTAAATTTGAACATGGCTTCGGAGAGTGATTCTGCGAAGTCCACAAAGGGCTTTCGCTTCTTCTCATCCACCATGGCCAGACCGATACCAAAGATCACGGCAAATACAACGATCTGCAAAACTTTATTCTCGTATACTGATTTTACAATATTTTCAGGAAATGTATCCCTAAAGAATGAGGTGAATTTATAGATCCAATGTGCGCTTTCATCAATATGTTCAAGTGCGATCTTATCTGCATCTGACACTGCGGATGTCTGCGGTAATTCTTCGTGCGGCATGTGCTCGATATCGATCCCTACTCCAGCACGGGTTAAGTTAATAGCACCTAGACCAATAAATATAGCACAGGTAGTAGCACAGAAGAAATACAACATGGATTTCCAAGCCATACGACCAACTTGCTTAAGATCTGAGTGGCCAGCAATACCAAATACCAAGGTGGAGAATAAAATTGGCCCCACAATGGTTTTCACTAACTTGATAAACCCTTGGCTTAAGGGCTGCAATGCCTTAGCTACATCTGGAAAATCAAGCCCAACAAAAATACCCAATACCATACAGGTTAGGATCCATGTTGTCAATCCTTTCCGTACAATTGCGTTCCATACCAAAACAATGGCAGTAACCCAACGGACAACCATCATCAAGGATGCAGGAATTGGCGCAAGATTAAATTCATAAAGGAGGGTCAGGATAGATGCTATCGCAATGGTCGCAAGTAGAACATATCCTGTAGTTTTTTTTGACATGTAGATTTAATAAGGTTATTTATTTCTTTTTTTTACTTTTTAGACGAACAAAAATAAAAAAATAGCTCTGCAAACCAAATCTTTTGCGTTATAGTATTTCCTAAAATGTGCTGAGTTTCGGCTTTTTCAATCGTAAAATATTGAATCAGAGAGTTGGGTTAAGGTTAAAAATATCGGGGAAGATTGTAAAATAAGAGGTACAAAGGATTAATAGAACTTAGAAACCAACTGATTTTCCATTTCAGGGATCTTGAAAAATAAAAAAACCACCTCTTTCAAGGTGGTTTATCTATAGAATATCTTTAAGATTATTCAGCGTGAAGCCAAGCTTTCTTCGCTAATAGTTCTTCTTCAGTTTCACGGACGTCTTCATCCTCAACACAACAATCAACTGGACATACAGCAGCACACTGAGGTTCATCATGGAATCCCACACACTCCGTACATTTATCTGAAACGATGTAATAAACTTCATTGGAAATAGCATCCTGTGATTCGTTCGCGTCAAGAGTTACTCCATCACCAAAATCAATCACACCATCCAATGCTGTACCATCTGAAAACTTCCAACTTACACCAGCATCATAGATTGCATTATTTGGGCATTCTGGTTCACATGCCCCACAATTTATACATTCGTCAGTAATTTTAATTGCCATTTATGTCCTTACAATAAAATAATAAACTAATTTTGCACTTTCAAAGGTAATACTAAAGCTATATACTCAAAAATAAAAGTATACAAAATTAGTAGTTATTTACTTTGATATGGCAAATATACGGCAAAAAAAACACAGATTAATTATAAATAGTAAGATTTTGACAAGAGCACAAAGAATAAACGCCTTCGTAAAACTCGGACAATTCCTTCAATCTGATGAGTTGAAGAACTCTCCCATCATTGATTCAGCAGTTCATAAAAATGCTTGGTATACCAAATCAAATATTCTGCAACAGATCCACGCCATTGCGCAAAATCTGACCCATGATCAATTGGAGAAATGGCTTAAGGATGTTCCTAATCAGGATATTGATAAATCTGTAGGCTTGGTATTGGCAGGAAATCTTCCCTTAGTCGGATTTCACGATATCATGTGTGTGCTATTGGCTGGGTTTACGGCCAAAATCAAAGTTTCATCAGATGATGCCGGCTTAACAAAATTTATACTGGATCAATTAATTGAAATTGAACCTCAATTTGCCAAGAAGATCCAATTACTGGATAAGCTAGAGAATTTTGATCTTGTCATTGCTACAGGAAGCAATAATTCAGCGCGTTATTTTGAATATTATTTCGGTAAAAAACCGAATATTATCCGGAAAAACAGAAACTCACTTTCTGTGCTTTCTGGAAATGAGACTAAAGAACAACTACAGGCCCTAGGACATGACATCTTTGATTATTTCGGTTTGGGATGCAGGTCTGTTTCAAAAATATTCATCCCAGAAGGTTATGACATTGCAAAGCTTATGGACAACCTAGAATCTTTTCATTCCATAAAAGACCATTCAAAATACAACAACAATTACGATTTCAATAAGTCAATCTATTTGATCAACAAGAACAAACATTTTGACAATGGTTTTCTATTGTTAAAGGAAGATGAAAGCCTAGCCTCTCCCCTTGCAGTCGTTCATTTTGAATACTATAAGGCTAAGGAAGAAGTAGAAAAATACATCCTAGCCCACAAAAAGGACATTCAATGTGTAACTAGCGATATGGATCTCCAGGTAGCTGACGTTCCTGTATTCCCATTTGGTGCAAGCCAATACCCGGCATTGGATGATTATGCAGACAATGTAAATACATTAGACTTTTTATTGGCAAACCAATAATTAGCTTTTATTGTCGTTATATGAGTGTGAATTCGTAAAAAATTATAATTTTGTTTGACTATGTATGTTATTAAGGTTAAAGGTGTAGCAAAAATTCCAGATTATGTTCAATTAAGGGACGATGCATTTACGCTTTTGGCTTATTTCCGCGTGGATAGACCCGACAAATCATTGGAAAAAATCGGACTTGCTGATAAATCCGAATATATTATGGATGTTGTTCGTGAATTACCATTTGGCCAAATAAAGAAAATCGACTTATAAATTACCATGAGAGAGACAAATACGGTTATCAAACTTAAACATGTAGATATCTATCAACAAAAACACCTTGTACTTTCAGATGTTAACTTAGACATTGCCCAAGGAGAATTTTTATACCTTATTGGACAATCTGGTTCAGGAAAAAGTAGTTTATTGAAAATAATCTATGGAGACCTATACATCGCGAATGGCGAAGGGATGATTGCTGGATTCGACCTGAAAAAACTTCATGAAAATGATGTCCCATACCTAAGACGTAAATTGGGAATCGTTTTTCAAGATTTCCATTTATTGAACGACCGTACAGTTGAAAAAAACCTAGAGTTTGCCCTTAAAGCTACAGGTTGGAAGGAAAAGGCTCAGATCGAGAACAGAATCATCGATGTGTTGGAAAAAGTTGGACTTCGTTCGAAACTGAAGAAAATGCCTCATGAACTTTCTGGTGGTGAGCAGCAACGTGTCGTAATTGCCCGTGCATTACTGAACAACCCTGAAATCATCCTTGCCGATGAGCCAACAGGGAACTTAGACCCCGCTACATCCGAAGAAATTGTATTGTTATTACGTGACATCGCTTCCTCTGGAACCGCAGTCCTGATGGCAACGCACGATTACCAAATTATTAGAAATATGCCTGCACGCATCCTGAAAACAGCAGATGGTGCGTTGCATGACAATGTCAGCATCTAACAGCTGACAATACCATTTAAATCCGACAATTTTGCTAATGAAACCAGTAAACACTGACAGCATGTCGGATTTTTTTTGTTGGCAAAAAAATTGATGGATGCCATGTTAAGGTTACTTAAACTAGATATTAGGAGATGATAAACGAGAACGAGAATATTCAAGACCCAGAAATGAACAATTCGGAGGAAAATGTAGAGCAAGGTTCTGCAGCTACCGAAGAACTTACCAATAAGTTAAGCGAATCCAACGATAAATATGCAAGATTGTTTGCTGAGTTTGACAATTACAAAAAGAGAACTGCAAAAGAAAAGATTGATTTAATGCAATCAGCTGGTAAGGATGTAATCTTAAAATTATTACCTGTAGTTGATGATTTCGATCGCTCCCTAAGCTTTATGAAAGACGTGCCTGCTGATGACCCAATGAAACAAGGCATTGACTTGGTTTATCATAAGCTTAAGAAAACCATGGAACAATTAGGTGTAAAGGAAATCGATGTTATTGGTCAACCTTTTGATCCTGAATTCCAAGAAGCCATAACCCTCATCCCTGCACCTACCCCAGATTTAAAAGATAAGGTTATCGATGTTATTGAAAAAGGTTATACTTTGAATGACAACGTAATCAGATTTGCGAAAGTAGTAGTAGGCCAATAAATATAAAAGATGTCAAAAAGAGATTATTACGATGTCCTTGGTGTAACCAGAACGGCAGAAGTAACAGAAATAAAAACATCATATCGTAAGCTAGCCATCAAATACCATCCAGATAAGAACCCTGGAGACAAAGAGGCTGAAGACAAGTTCAAAGAGGCTGCTGAGGCATATGAAGTCCTGAGCAACCCTGAAAAAAGAAGACGTTATGACCAATTCGGACATGCAGGCAACTCTGCTTCTGGATATGGTGGTGGCGGCATGAACATGGATGATATCTTCAG contains:
- a CDS encoding dicarboxylate/amino acid:cation symporter encodes the protein MSKKTTGYVLLATIAIASILTLLYEFNLAPIPASLMMVVRWVTAIVLVWNAIVRKGLTTWILTCMVLGIFVGLDFPDVAKALQPLSQGFIKLVKTIVGPILFSTLVFGIAGHSDLKQVGRMAWKSMLYFFCATTCAIFIGLGAINLTRAGVGIDIEHMPHEELPQTSAVSDADKIALEHIDESAHWIYKFTSFFRDTFPENIVKSVYENKVLQIVVFAVIFGIGLAMVDEKKRKPFVDFAESLSEAMFKFTNLVMLFAPIGVGAAMAYTVGHLGIDILKNLFMLLATLYLALIFFLAGVLLPVALYLKIPVKQFINAIKEPVSIAFATTSSDAALPKAMSAMEKFGVPRKIVSFVIPTGYSFNLDGTSLYLSLASIFVAQAAGIHLSFGQQLMIAFTLMITSKGVAAVPRASLIILIATADQFGLPVFVIAAILGIDELMDMARTSVNVIGNCLATVVVAKWEGEFDETAPFRQDSDEDGIEEIAEVIEEGPEGETRS
- a CDS encoding 4Fe-4S dicluster domain-containing protein, with product MAIKITDECINCGACEPECPNNAIYDAGVSWKFSDGTALDGVIDFGDGVTLDANESQDAISNEVYYIVSDKCTECVGFHDEPQCAAVCPVDCCVEDEDVRETEEELLAKKAWLHAE
- a CDS encoding acyl-CoA reductase, giving the protein MTRAQRINAFVKLGQFLQSDELKNSPIIDSAVHKNAWYTKSNILQQIHAIAQNLTHDQLEKWLKDVPNQDIDKSVGLVLAGNLPLVGFHDIMCVLLAGFTAKIKVSSDDAGLTKFILDQLIEIEPQFAKKIQLLDKLENFDLVIATGSNNSARYFEYYFGKKPNIIRKNRNSLSVLSGNETKEQLQALGHDIFDYFGLGCRSVSKIFIPEGYDIAKLMDNLESFHSIKDHSKYNNNYDFNKSIYLINKNKHFDNGFLLLKEDESLASPLAVVHFEYYKAKEEVEKYILAHKKDIQCVTSDMDLQVADVPVFPFGASQYPALDDYADNVNTLDFLLANQ
- a CDS encoding fructose-6-phosphate aldolase; translation: MYVIKVKGVAKIPDYVQLRDDAFTLLAYFRVDRPDKSLEKIGLADKSEYIMDVVRELPFGQIKKIDL
- a CDS encoding cell division ATP-binding protein FtsE, with product MRETNTVIKLKHVDIYQQKHLVLSDVNLDIAQGEFLYLIGQSGSGKSSLLKIIYGDLYIANGEGMIAGFDLKKLHENDVPYLRRKLGIVFQDFHLLNDRTVEKNLEFALKATGWKEKAQIENRIIDVLEKVGLRSKLKKMPHELSGGEQQRVVIARALLNNPEIILADEPTGNLDPATSEEIVLLLRDIASSGTAVLMATHDYQIIRNMPARILKTADGALHDNVSI
- a CDS encoding nucleotide exchange factor GrpE, coding for MINENENIQDPEMNNSEENVEQGSAATEELTNKLSESNDKYARLFAEFDNYKKRTAKEKIDLMQSAGKDVILKLLPVVDDFDRSLSFMKDVPADDPMKQGIDLVYHKLKKTMEQLGVKEIDVIGQPFDPEFQEAITLIPAPTPDLKDKVIDVIEKGYTLNDNVIRFAKVVVGQ